The Acidithiobacillus ferrooxidans ATCC 23270 genomic interval GCGGTTGATGATCTAGCACGGTTCTTCGAGTCAAAGTTCCAAGTAGAAGTACCTACGCTCGTCATGCATCGAGGGGCTGATCAGTCGCCAGTGCCACCAATACCGGCCTGAGCGTGTCATCGAGCGTGGCCCGGTGTTGGCCCTTGGCCTCGCGCTTGTAGTCGCGTTTGAACGCGGAGGAACGGTCAATCGTCCGCATGCAAATCCGCCATCAGATCGTCCACGCTAGTGAACTTCTTGCCTTTGCCCGCTTCCAGCTCGGCAATGGCCTTCTTGGTGGTGGCGTTGGGCACCTTCACGTGGAAAGGCATGCGTTGTTCGTCGGCGATGCGCAGCATCAGCAGACGGATGGCGTCGGAAACCGACAGCCCCATTGCTTCAAGCGCGCTGGCGGCCCGCTCCTTGGTGTTGGTGTCAATGCGGGCGCGGACGTAGGTGTCGGTGGTAGTGCTCATGGTAATTTTCCAGGAATGCTCAGGCTACACCGTGGGCAATTTTAGCTGTGTGGCATGAGTTTTGTGTTCCAGAACTTTTAATACGGCATAGTCCGTTTTTACCCCGGCATCTGTTTGCCATTGCGTGACCCGGACGCGGCAAATCAAAACGTCCGATTTTGCAAAAGATTCCTTATCGGAGTTCACTCGAAGAAGGAATTC includes:
- a CDS encoding type II toxin-antitoxin system RelB/DinJ family antitoxin — translated: MSTTTDTYVRARIDTNTKERAASALEAMGLSVSDAIRLLMLRIADEQRMPFHVKVPNATTKKAIAELEAGKGKKFTSVDDLMADLHADD
- a CDS encoding type II toxin-antitoxin system RelE/ParE family toxin, coding for MRTIDRSSAFKRDYKREAKGQHRATLDDTLRPVLVALATDQPLDA